From Oncorhynchus clarkii lewisi isolate Uvic-CL-2024 chromosome 26, UVic_Ocla_1.0, whole genome shotgun sequence, the proteins below share one genomic window:
- the LOC139385175 gene encoding cap-specific mRNA (nucleoside-2'-O-)-methyltransferase 2-like, which produces MSWGRGARRKAGRQQPTDVEAFDPEVVAEVRELFNKVRTYVKPANGEWCIPDPSEALRHPAQDHILLQTLKTSLNEVKNRLSDKDLEVWHQHTNSTNRAGKVIGTVRAASNAEICTQAWCKFYEILGTFNLLPEEALQSGELNTVHLCEAPGAFIAALNHYLKTSKHTCYCDWSWAANTLNPYHEANGGGTTITDDRLIVNTLPWWFFGSDNTGDIMSQKHLLELQTFVGNMRSIDVVTADGSFDCQGNPDEQEALVSSLHYCEAAAALLLLDPGGSFVLKMFTLYEHSSVCLLYLLNCCFRSVSVFKPATSKAGNSEVYVVCLHYDGKKAVRPLLSKLIRHFGPDLAAREALFPSQLLPQSFLAQHEQACSYFHDLQTGTIWENLRMFEGLNEKQRQRLENIRDCTAQEYLQRFQVSSLPRARWLSRNTVAPACCSVMGRRPLGQKNQMGSFNQRRELQALGWKERVGKGRYAACVEGHGPDGTGAGCVLAGPLAECHMDTWFVIVGAALTVVRNSPFCDGGLLNHLNEALEQAALGSGMDRSAAWTLVPPCSSCPMVGTTSILSEVAAQCDITPCNGKGNRKCLVFGRASCWGDCEEQAGGLVLEFCSEPSLPPTAHTTLHDGEPQYQRDLLDCVLLSLRRMGPGDALLLPILSAFTRVTAATVLCLHLSFRSVTFRCPSPPGASGAVLVCVGFCPEAAARLLPHLGDLQERMGCLASGEEDADILPPVGQRQVLQFVPMEELLKGELIEFLWTMNSAIARQLLHLLMQA; this is translated from the exons ATGAGTTGGGGCCGGGGAGCGAGGAGGAAAGCTGGCAGGCAGCAGCCCACTGATGTGGAAGCCTTTGACCCGGAAGTAGTTGCAGAGGTCAGAGAACTCTTCAATAAAGTCAGGACATATGTCAAACCGGCAAATGGGGAGTGGTGTATCCCTGACCCCAGCGAAGCACTGAGACACCCGGCCCAGGACCACATCCTCCTGCAGACCCTGAAGACGTCACTAAATGAGGTGAAGAACCGACTTAGCGATAAGGATCTGGAAGTCTGGCACCAGCATACCAATTCCACCAACCGTGCCGGGAAGGTTATTGGTACTGTGCGAGCCGCCTCCAATGCCGAAATCTGCACTCAGGCCTGGTGCAAGTTCTATGAGATCCTGGGCACCTTCAACCTTCTGCCAGAGGAGGCGTTGCAGAGCGGGGAGCTGAACACTGTTCACCTGTGTGAGGCTCCAGGGGCCTTCATCGCCGCTCTGAACCACTATCTCAAAACCAGCAAGCACACGTGCTACTGTGACTGGAGTTGGGCAGCCAACACACTCAACCCCTATCACGAGGCCAACGGAGGGGGCACCACCATCACAGACGACCGCCTCATCGTCAACACTCTGCCCTGGTGGTTCTTTGGCTCGGACAACACAGGAGACATCATGAGTCAGAAGCACCTGTTGGAGCTGCAGACCTTTGTGGGTAACATGCGCAGTATTGACGTGGTGACGGCGGACGGGAGCTTTGACTGTCAGGGGAACCCTGATGAGCAGGAGGCCCTGGTGTCATCGCTGCACTACTGCGAGGCTGCGGCAGCACTCCTCCTTCTGGACCCAGGCGGCTCGTTTGTACTGAAGATGTTCACTCTGTACGAGCACTCCTCTGTCTGCCTGCTCTACCTGTTAAACTGCTGCTTCCGCTCCGTCAGCGTCTTCAAACCGGCAACCAGCAAAGCAGGGAACTCTGAGGTGTATGTCGTCTGTCTTCACTACGATGGTAAGAAGGCTGTGAGGCCCCTGCTGTCCAAGCTGATCCGTCACTTCGGGCCGGACCTGGCTGCCCGTGAGGCCCTATTCCCCAGCCAGCTCCTCCCACAGTCGTTCCTGGCGCAACATGAGCAGGCGTGCTCCTACTTCCATGACCTACAGACAGGGACGATTTGGGAAAACCTGAGAATGTTTGAGGGCCTGAATGAGAAGCAGAGGCAACGACTGGAAAACATCAGGGACTGCACTGCTCAGGAGTACCTGCAGCGCTTCCAG GTGAGTTCTCTGCCGCGGGCCCGCTGGTTGTCTCGTAACACAGTGGCCCCAGCGTGTTGCAGCGTAATGGGTCGGAGGCCCCTGGGCCAGAAGAATCAGATGGGCTCCTTTAACCAGCGGAGGGAGCTGCAGGCCCTGGGCTGGAAGGAGCGTGTTGGGAAGGGCCGCTACGCTGCCTGTGTGGAAGGCCACGGCCCCGACGGCACTGGGGCAGGCTGTGTGCTGGCAGGGCCGCTGGCAGAATGCCATATGGACACCTGGTTTGTGATAGTGGGGGCAGCCCTCACTGTAGTCAGGAACTCACCATTCTGTGATGGGGGTCTGTTGAACCACCTCAATGAAGCCTTGGAGCAGGCTGCCCTAGGCTCAGGCATGGACAGGTCAGCTGCCTGGACTCTGGTCCCTCCCTGTAGCTCCTGCCCAATGGTTGGTACCACCTCCATCCTCTCAGAGGTGGCAGCCCAATGTGACATCACTCCCTGCAATGGCAAGGGAAACAGAAAGTGCCTTGTCTTTGGCAGAGCATCATGTTGGGGGGATTGTGAGGAGCAGGCTGGGGGGTTGGTGCTGGAGTTCTGTTCGGAGCCCTCGTTACCACCTACGGCCCACACCACTCTGCATGACGGGGAGCCACAGTATCAGAGAGACCTGCTGGACTGTGTCTTGCTCTCCCTGCGCCGCATGGGACCCGGCGACGCCCTCCTCTTGCCCATTCTCTCCGCCTTTACCCGCGTAACTGCGGCAACCGTCCTTTGCCTCCACCTGTCCTTCCGCTCTGTCACCTTCAGGTGTCCTTCTCCTCCAGGTGCTTCAGGGGCGGTGCTGGTATGTGTGGGGTTCTGTCCAGAGGCTGCTGCTCGACTCCTTCCCCACCTCGGTGACCTGCAGGAGCGTATGGGCTGCCTGGCCAGTGGGGAGGAGGACGCTGACATTCTGCCTCCTGTTGGCCAGAGACAGGTACTGCAGTTTGTTCCCATGGAGGAGCTGCTCAAAGGAGAGCTGATAGAGTTCCTGTGGACCATGAACTCAGCCATCGCCCGTCAACTGCTGCACCTGCTCATGCAGGCTTAG
- the LOC139384866 gene encoding purine nucleoside phosphorylase-like, with translation MSSTSESRYTYEQYKETADWLLERTQHMPKVAIICGSGLGGLADLLENSVAFPYKDIPHFPQSTVPGHAGNLVFGELQGKACVCMQGRFPYYEGYSIAMVTYPVRVSTLLGVETLIVTNAAGGLNPKFNVGDIMLIRDHINMPGLAGINPLRGHNDDRFGVRFPCMSDAYDADLGRLAREVAEEQGCSSFLQQGVYCNVGGPAFETVAESKILLSLGADAVGMSTVPEVIVARHCGLRVFGLSLITNRVVSEYGSQDRANHEEVLEITQRRTQDLQKLIINLLARI, from the exons ATGTCATCCACCAGCGAGAGCAG GTACACCTATGAGCAGTACAAGGAGACAGCTGATTGGCTGCTGGAGCGTACGCAGCACATGCCCAAGGTGGCCATCATCTGTGGTTCTGGACTGGGAGGGCTGGCAGACTTACTGGAGAATAGTGTAGCCTTCCCTTATAAAGACATCCCTCACTTCCCTCAGAgcacag TGCCAGGCCATGCTGGGAATCTGGTGTTTGGGGAGCTGCAAGGGAAAGCCTGTGTTTGTATGCAGGGCAGGTTCCCTTACTATGAGGGCTACAGCATCGCCATG GTGACGTACCCGGTGCGTGTGTCTACTCTGCTTGGGGTGGAGACGTTGATAGTGACCAACGCTGCAGGAGGACTGAACCCTAAGTTCAATGTTGGTGACATCATGTTGATCAGAGACCACATCAATATGCCTGGCCTGGCCGGCATCAACCCTCTGAGGGGACACAACGATGACAG GTTTGGTGTGCGGTTCCCCTGCATGTCGGATGCGTATGATGCAGACCTGGGCCGTTTGGCTCGAGAGGTGGCGGAGGAGCAGGGCTGTTCCTCTTTCCTCCAACAGGGGGTGTACTGCAATGTGGGCGGCCCCGCTTTCGAGACAGTGGCAGAGAGCAAGATACTGCTGAGCCTGGGGGCAGACGCTGTGG GTATGAGTACAGTGCCAGAAGTGATTGTGGCTCGTCACTGTGGTCTGCGTGTGTTTGGCCTGTCTCTCATCACCAACCGCGTGGTGTCAGAGTATGGCAGCCAGGACCGCGCTAACCATGAGGAGGTGCTGGAAATCACCCAGCGACGCACACAGGACCTGCAGAAACTCATCATCAACCTCCTGGCCCGAATATAG